The Amycolatopsis sp. NBC_01480 genome segment CCTGGATGGGCGCGAAGGTGGCCACCACCGCGTCGCCCCGCGGTGAAAAACTGGTGCGCTCCCTGGGCGCCGAGACGGTGATCGACTACCGGACGCAGAAGTTCAAGGACGTCCTGAGCGACTACGACGCCGCGTTCGACCTCACCGGCGGGCCGGACCTCGCGGACAGCTTCACGATCCTCAAGCCGGGCGCCAAAACGGTCTCCGTCGCGGGGATCCCCACGCCGGTCACCGCGAAGGAGTACAACGCGGGGCCGCTGGCCACCACGCTGCTGCGGATCGCGAACGCCAAGACCCTTTGGCAGGCCCGACGAAAGGGCGTCAGCTACCGCCACATGTTCATGCGCCCCAGCGGGGAAGACCTCGAACTGCTGGCGAGCCTCGTCGACAGCGGCAAGCTCAAGGCCGTGATGGACCGGACCTTCCCGTTCGACCAGATCGCCGACGCCTTCGCGTACCTCGAGCAGGGGCGGGCGAAGGGCAAGGTCGTCGTCCAGCTGTGAGGAGTCAGAGACCCTGGTCCCAGCCGGGCAATTCCAGCCTGAGGTGTTCCAGGAGCGCGCGCTGGTGGGCGACGCAGGCGCGGTCGAACTCGCCGCGCCGGCCCCGCGCGAGCGCCCGGGCCATCGGCTCGTGCAAGGCGATCTG includes the following:
- a CDS encoding NADP-dependent oxidoreductase, yielding MRAYLLTRYGNADAMELREVPEPSPGAGEVLIRVHAAGLNPIDYKVRAGQLRLLSRLDLPMVAGSELAGVVEGLGTGSTRFAVGDRVYARVDKMKLGAFAQYAVVDENLVAKMPESLDFAEAAGLPLAGLTALQGLRDELAVSPGDRVFISGGAGGVGTLAIQLAAWMGAKVATTASPRGEKLVRSLGAETVIDYRTQKFKDVLSDYDAAFDLTGGPDLADSFTILKPGAKTVSVAGIPTPVTAKEYNAGPLATTLLRIANAKTLWQARRKGVSYRHMFMRPSGEDLELLASLVDSGKLKAVMDRTFPFDQIADAFAYLEQGRAKGKVVVQL